In Oryza glaberrima chromosome 8, OglaRS2, whole genome shotgun sequence, the following are encoded in one genomic region:
- the LOC127783104 gene encoding uncharacterized protein LOC127783104, giving the protein MENSSGIERDGWSSLPLGFGEKPWLVQAQGTEALSFVDISDRSLHVRTIPELQCKVCLGCIHDGDWLLMVDETTSDCFLFCLSNSSKISLPPLREPLVDLGACLVLGSSLVNRDNAVVISSTAEPEESFLLYCHPGDKEWTKLIIQLDSHRLSGNLVNCAGQLYSFSTFGCLVTLDVIDGAAIQAQMDFEWESTCDPSYVPYLVESGGDLFLVAASLYGCPYDCPLNGVSVYQLDQAESTLKKVDGIGADRAFLISGHYGFSCVAVKGQVQGNCVYIVWSGHDCEIIYKFCLDDMTISVQPILPQPTKDLQRGFWSVPTGIRAKEFKESSPSIRRDIEVSVLNNFYNDEAEHVTPIAPWQNLPIEMLELIVSNLSLVDRLRFPSVCKEWSSVSNPVAQAKVWPWLMHCIKQDGTSKMFDTLRSMEYAMEVGPFDADEWQAFRFSKDGWVIVSHGDNNIIVINPFTEEIVKLPMFDKWYLFNGISFSTVPTSPDCVFLGVGGSPKGDSIRVSICKPNKRDSIEDESEDKEKEPEVEENESEDEEDESEDEEDGVYWREFFFDNDDVLFPVARNNPVYFRQEFYFLGQKGNLAIFNPGNNEWRILDKPEPILANLTPFDEGSEACYLVELRGELIAVFHRNTNEPPRVLKLDESKMLWIETEDIGGGTLFLDYRASMAMTSSEAGHGNRLYFPRFSEDGKQAVFYDMETKKYSPTFYGAKEPMNCVWFVPKLQADPLMSNQLI; this is encoded by the exons ATGGAGAATTCTAGCGGCATCGAAAGAGATGGCTGGTCGTCGCTGCCGTTGGGCTTCGGCGAGAAGCCATGGCTGGTTCAAGCTCAGGGAACAGAGGCACTGTCATTCGTCGACATATCGGATAGGAGCTTGCACGTGAGGACTATTCCTGAGCTGCAATGCAAAGTGTGCTTGGGCTGCATCCACGATGGCGACTGGCTGCTCATGGTGGATGAGACGACCAGCGACTGCTTCCTTTTTTGTCTCTCAAACTCGTCCAAGATCTCGCTGCCACCGTTGCGGGAGCCACTAGTAGACCTTGGAGCATGCCTAGTTTTGGGGTCATCACTGGTTAACCGTGACAACGCCGTGGTGATTAGCAGTACAGCTGAACCAGAAGAGAGCTTCCTGCTCTATTGCCACCCCGGCGACAAGGAGTGGACCAAGTTGATAATACAACTCGATTCCCACAGATTGTCCGGCAACCTTGTCAACTGCGCAGGACAGCTTTACTCTTTCTCTACCTTTGGGTGCCTAGTCACCCTCGATGTCATCGACGGCGCCGCCATTCAAGCTCAGATGGATTTTGAGTGGGAGAGCACATGTGATCCCTCGTATGTGCCCTACCTCGTTGAGTCGGGTGGTGATTTGTTCTTAGTGGCAGCATCGTTATACGGGTGTCCCTATGACTGCCCGCTCAATGGAGTTTCGGTGTATCAGCTGGATCAAGCCGAGTCAACGCTCAAGAAGGTGGATGGCATCGGCGCCGACCGCGCCTTCCTCATCTCTGGTCACTATGGCTTCTCGTGCGTCGCAGTGAAAGGCCAGGTCCAAGGCAACTGCGTCTACATTGTGTGGTCGGGCCACGATTGCGAGATTATTTACAAGTTTTGCTTGGATGATATGACGATCAGCGTACAGCCGATCCTTCCTCAACCCACGAAGGATTTGCAGCGGGGATTTTGGTCAGTTCCTACAGG GATTCGAGCTAAGGAGTTCAAAGAATCATCCCCATCAATCCGTCGTGATATAGAG GTTTCTGTATTGAACAATTTCTACAACGATGAGGCCGAACACGTTACCCCCATAGCACCATGGCAAAACCTTCCAATAGAGATGCTAGAGTTAATAGTTTCAAACCTCTCTTTGGTTGATCGACTACGATTTCCATCAGTTTGCAAGGAGTGGAGCTCAGTTTCCAACCCCGTTGCACAAGCAAAAGTCTGGCCATGGCTCATGCACTGCATCAAGCAAGACGGCACTTCCAAGATGTTCGACACTTTACGTAGCATGGAGTACGCTATGGAGGTTGGTCCATTTGATGCTGACGAGTGGCAAGCTTTCCGCTTCTCCAAAGACGGGTGGGTGATAGTATCCCATGGCGACAACAACATCATCGTCATAAACCCATTCACAGAAGAGATTGTGAAGCTCCCCATGTTTGACAAGTGGTACCTCTTCAATGGTATCTCATTCTCGACTGTACCAACTTCGCCAGACTGTGTCTTCCTTGGAGTGGGTGGCTCTCCCAAAGGTGATAGTATCAGGGTCTCAATATGTAAGCCCAACAAAAGAGATTCAATAGAGGATGAGTCCGAGGATAAGGAGAAAGAGCCAGAGGTAGAAGAGAACGAGTCtgaggatgaggaagacgagtccgaggatgaggaagatggGGTATACTggagagaattttttttcgaCAACGATGACGTGCTATTCCCAGTGGCACGCAACAATCCAGTCTATTTCCGACAAGAGTTTTACTTTCTCGGGCAGAAGGGCAACCTTGCCATCTTCAACCCAGGCAACAACGAGTGGAGAATTCTTGACAAACCGGAGCCCATCCTCGCCAATCTGACTCCTTTCGATGAGGGCAGTGAAGCCTGCTATCTAGTTGAGCTGAGAGGGGAACTGATAGCTGTGTTCCACCGTAACACCAATGAGCCCCCACGAGTGCTCAAACTTGATGAGTCCAAGATGTTATGGATAGAGACTGAGGACATCGGTGGAGGAACTCTCTTTTTGGATTACAGGGCGTCTATGGCCATGACATCTTCTGAGGCTGGACATGGTAATAGGCTTTATTTCCCGAGGTTCAGTGAAGATGGAAAACAAGCAGTTTTTTATGATATGGAGACCAAGAAGTACAGCCCAACATTCTATGGTGCTAAAGAACCAATGAACTGTGTGTGGTTTGTGCCCAAGCTACAAGCTGATCCGCTGATGAGTAATCAACTTATTTGA